In Nicotiana tabacum cultivar K326 chromosome 19, ASM71507v2, whole genome shotgun sequence, one DNA window encodes the following:
- the LOC142173670 gene encoding uncharacterized protein LOC142173670 — protein sequence MEALSTIDALKAKIESLEDHVSAGVTEAANNDVVTREAKIEAPKPRVFKGVRDTQEVENFLWYLENYFRHGKVRDDEAMINTAVVYFSETAMLWWRKKMTGVDKGLCTISMWDQFKAEFKRLFFPNNVLYEARRKLRELKQTRSIRVYVKEFTTLMLQIRNLVNDGLLFHFMDGLQN from the coding sequence atggaggctttAAGTACTATCGATGCTttgaaggcaaagatagagtcactcgaggaTCATGTTAGTGCTGGCGTGACCGAGGCAGCCAACAATGATGTGGTGACAagggaggccaagatcgaggctcccaaacCCCGGGTGTTCAAAGGTGTCCGTGATacacaagaagtggaaaacttcctttggtacttggagaactacttcaggcaTGGCAAAGTGAGGGACGATGAGGCCATGATCAATACTGCAGTGGTGTACTTCTCAGAGACtgccatgctatggtggagaaAGAAGATGACCGGCGTGGATAAAGGTCTATGTACTATTAGTATGTGGGATCAGTTCAAAGCCGAGTTCAAGCGACTGTTCTTTCCAAATAATGTCTTGTACGAGGCAAGGCGCAAGCTTAGGGAGTTAAAGCAAACAAGGAGCATACGTGTctatgtcaaggagttcactacccttatgcttcaaatccGAAACCTGGTCAATGATGGcttgttgttccacttcatggaTGGGTTGCAAAATTAG